The Nitrospinota bacterium genome window below encodes:
- a CDS encoding carbohydrate ABC transporter permease codes for MSRIKRVGARISLYSVVTFFAIFCAFPFFWMLITTFKPAHDLYTLENNPFLFNEPPTLEHLHHLFFDTLFVKYLFNTFFVGVVVVGITLLVAVPAAYSLARWAGRWGEGMGIAIFLTYLVPPTLLFIPLSRLIGILGLQESLWSLILIYPTFTIPFCTWLLMGFFKSIPRDIEEQALIDGHSRLGAMLKIVLPLSTAGILTVVVFTFTLTMHEFIYALAFISSSALKTVSIGVPTELIGEFFEWGPLMAGALIPSIPVALLYTFFLDRFIAGFTVGAVKG; via the coding sequence ATGTCGCGCATAAAGCGAGTAGGGGCACGTATCTCGCTCTACAGCGTCGTGACCTTCTTTGCCATCTTTTGCGCGTTCCCCTTCTTCTGGATGCTCATCACCACATTCAAGCCCGCACATGACCTCTATACCCTGGAGAACAACCCCTTCCTCTTCAACGAGCCCCCTACGCTGGAACACCTGCACCATCTCTTTTTCGACACATTGTTTGTCAAATATCTCTTCAACACTTTTTTCGTCGGGGTCGTGGTGGTGGGCATCACCCTGCTCGTGGCCGTCCCTGCCGCCTACAGCCTCGCGCGCTGGGCGGGGCGGTGGGGCGAAGGTATGGGCATCGCCATCTTTCTCACCTATTTGGTGCCCCCCACCCTGCTCTTCATCCCGCTTTCCCGGCTCATCGGCATCCTCGGGCTCCAGGAATCCCTGTGGTCCTTAATACTCATCTATCCCACCTTCACCATTCCCTTCTGTACCTGGCTCTTGATGGGCTTCTTCAAGTCTATCCCCCGCGACATCGAGGAGCAGGCCCTGATCGACGGCCACAGCCGCCTGGGGGCGATGCTGAAGATCGTACTCCCGCTTTCCACCGCCGGGATCCTGACCGTCGTGGTCTTTACCTTTACCCTGACGATGCATGAGTTCATCTACGCCCTGGCCTTCATCTCAAGCTCAGCCTTAAAGACTGTCAGCATCGGGGTGCCGACGGAGCTCATCGGGGAGTTCTTCGAGTGGGGCCCGCTGATGGCCGGAGCCCTAATCCCGAGCATCCCCGTGGCCCTCCTGTACACATTCTTCCTCGACAGGTTCATCGCCGGCTTTACCGTCGGCGCGGTCAAGGGCTGA